From Perca flavescens isolate YP-PL-M2 chromosome 19, PFLA_1.0, whole genome shotgun sequence:
acttttggcctgtactgtatctgatATTTATAAACTCACACATGAATCAAATATGTAGGTTTCATATTCTCTGTCTTCATCTGTTAAGATCCGTCCTGGTGCTTTTAATTATCATCTTTTTGGCAAATGATGACTTCTTTCAGGGTGCAGGACATGAAGTCAAAACAAATGATGCATTTGATTTAACACCAATGTCATTTTATCATGAATGACATCTTTAATAGATCATCTTCTGCTTGCTTCATCTAAATAGCTGACACACTTTTTGGTTTACATTCTTCTCcataaatgtatttgtatctttaatgttacagtaaatatTCTTATCAAAAGAAACCTCTCTGGTCAAGTTATAATAGAGCACCATATGAATTCTACttacaatattttatatttcatttccCGTATAGAGCGTCACACTGAACCATACTTCTTTACATTCTGTTGAGGATGTTGTGGAGTGAAGAATTCTCCATCCCAAATAAATTTCTTCTGTTTCAGCAGCTTTCCAAGCTCTGTCTTGAAACACTCTTCAGCCTTCTTCCTGTTCTCCTCTGTGTTATTCGCCAATGTTAGTCTTGCTTGCTCTCTAACTTcttcgatatttttaaacaagtTGCTCAGACTTTCAACTTCAGCACAGTTACCGTAGGGCCACTCTTTTGTTCCAtctgtttttaaaccaaacaaATTCTTACATGCTCTGCAAGCAGGCAGTTCTTCTCCTTGAAGGATGTTAAACGCCTTGCAGCTGACATTCTCTGGCAGTTTGATGGTCCCATCAAAACATCGTTTCTTGGTCTTATTTGGGTAGAAGGTCATCACTGCACCAGCCACATAACTGTCCCAGGAGCTAAGACAGGACGCAGCAACCATGATTCTACCAGGCTCAGGCCCAGCAGTGGACACGGAGACACCATAGTACCTGACTGAATTTTGAAACTGAGAGACACAGATGGTGGTAGGTTTCAGAGGCTTTGTGTTACCCTTACTACTCAGTTGTTTGGTGATCTCTCGCACCTTCTTCTTTATTTCCTCTTCATTCTCTTGTCCAGTCAGGAGGACAATCTGAAAGCAATCACACATATTATCAAGCTGCTGCTGTCCCCACAAATGCATCAAATTATTTTgaaacatactgtaatatttgagAATGTTAAGGAGAAGTAGCAGTCCTGTATAACTTTACAAAGAACAAATGTATTATCTTTTGATAAGATTTCATCTTACCATGTCTAGCACACATGAGAATGGACTCCGCTTGGGCAGTTGAGAGGAATAGTGGTCAAAAGGCCGAGGGTAGATGTCCTTTAAGCCTTCAAGCCTTTTGGTATCAGTCACAATACTTTCTGGGGCAAAGTCTGGATCATTTATCTTTCCCAAAAAGAAGATGCTGTGAAGAATCTGTAAAGTCAAAACACATTCAAAGCGATATCATGTTCTGTGTTGTGTAAAAAATACAGGGCCAAGCAGTATGTCAAAAGCTTCTAGTTTTCAAGGCCAaacagtatgtcaaaagaatAACCTCATCCATGAGTTTTCAAGTTCATAACAGTCTCAGACGAACCTCATCCATGAGTTTTGTAGCCTCATCCTTGAGATCCAACATTTTGTTAATAATCCGGAAAGCATTCATCCTGAAAGTGTCTTCCGTGTATTCTGCAactctaaaataataaaatgaaaagtttATAGGATCATCTGAAAAGATCAGCACGCCAACACTGGACATCTTCCCAACCAGAAGAGTCTGCTCCCACTTTTCCCGAAGAACTGTTTCAAATGTTGCCTTTGTTTTGACCTGccaatttcctttttttatttttttgtgtgtgtacccagACTGAGGATGTAAAGTAAAGTACCTAAGCAGTGTCTACTTTGTGACATATGCATCAACACtaacttttacttcagtaaatcAGATgactcacctgtctgtctggtcTTCTCTCGCATCCTGATGCAACCAGAAATAATACAAgacaaattacaacaattacacatttaactgacaacagaaataaaataagaaatgttgaattacattaaaattatataaaacatttgcaaagcagaGAAGTTAAAGACACCTACTCACCATGGTGAGTCCTGAGTGATTTGACCAGAAACTAAATAAAGGCCAGTCCCGCCCCCTTGATGATTCAAACTACCACTCCTTAGATGTTTTCAGGATGAAATGAACTTACGATGACAGTAACACTGAGATATGAATACTACGTGACATAAACACATTACATCTATTACACTATTTACAATACTAATGAGAGTGGGACATCTTTATATGTAAGTATATGTATAAGAAGGGCCGGCAGAAATACAAAAACCTACTCATGCAGTAACAACTAATTCAACCACGAGGACTAAGAAAGAGACTTTGATTTACATATTTAATAATTGTAACTCAGTGTCAGAGATATGTGATTGGACTCAAATGCAGACTCTAGAGGAGCAGGAGGTAAATATGTGGAAATACTGTCACGCTGgcaggtgtgtttttgtggaaGACAGCAAAACCAGTTTGAGGACATAACATTACTCTGTCTTAACttaaaggcaaggcagcttaATAATGTAAAGCACATTTTGGCAATGATTCAGTTTCATTACTCTGACAACAGTTTA
This genomic window contains:
- the LOC114545331 gene encoding uncharacterized protein LOC114545331, coding for MQQRHQVTTLENSNTYRIYTKGVVYVIRRVAEYTEDTFRMNAFRIINKMLDLKDEATKLMDEILHSIFFLGKINDPDFAPESIVTDTKRLEGLKDIYPRPFDHYSSQLPKRSPFSCVLDMIVLLTGQENEEEIKKKVREITKQLSSKGNTKPLKPTTICVSQFQNSVRYYGVSVSTAGPEPGRIMVAASCLSSWDSYVAGAVMTFYPNKTKKRCFDGTIKLPENVSCKAFNILQGEELPACRACKNLFGLKTDGTKEWPYGNCAEVESLSNLFKNIEEVREQARLTLANNTEENRKKAEECFKTELGKLLKQKKFIWDGEFFTPQHPQQNVKKYGSV